The following coding sequences lie in one Mycobacterium sp. DL440 genomic window:
- a CDS encoding MCE family protein, translated as MNRRRLGKWLAVALVALLVVGAAVLLRQAFFGQKTISALFTSATGVYPGDDVRVSGVKVGTIESIKPEGTQTRVTLKVDHDLPIPADAKAVIVAQNLVAARYVQLAPAYRSSGPTLPDDAVIGLDHTAVPVEWDQVKEQLMRLSTDLGPQSGVDGTSVSRFINSTADAMAGNGDKLRQTISQLSGVARVLAEGSGNIVDIIKNLQTFMTALRDSNQQVVQFQNRLATLTSVVDGSRSDLDAALTNLSVAVVDVQRFVAGSRDQTSEQVQRLANVTQNLVDNKMQIEQLLHVAPNAFMNGYNIYNPDSGSAVGQFVMNNFSNPVEFICGAIGAVENTTAPETAKLCSQYLGPALRLLNFNYLPFPISPYLMPSASPEQIVYSEPSLMPGGSGGSPTPPETPPAISAYNPGPEPPPPFTGREPGVPPPGAQQLLPGGEFYPPNMPNTVSDMLNPTGGQPGPPPGPAPGPLPAEAPAPAAPSPAEGTPPA; from the coding sequence ATGAACCGCAGACGTCTCGGAAAATGGCTGGCGGTGGCGTTGGTGGCGCTGCTGGTCGTCGGCGCGGCAGTGCTGCTGCGCCAGGCCTTCTTCGGGCAGAAGACCATCTCCGCTCTGTTCACCTCGGCCACCGGCGTCTACCCGGGTGACGATGTCCGAGTCTCCGGCGTCAAGGTCGGCACCATCGAGTCCATCAAGCCCGAGGGCACCCAAACCCGGGTGACCCTCAAGGTCGACCATGACTTGCCGATCCCCGCGGACGCCAAAGCAGTGATCGTGGCCCAGAACCTGGTCGCCGCACGTTATGTGCAGCTCGCGCCCGCCTACCGGTCGAGTGGCCCCACGCTGCCTGACGACGCGGTGATCGGCCTGGACCACACCGCCGTTCCGGTGGAGTGGGATCAGGTCAAGGAACAGCTGATGCGGCTGTCCACCGACCTCGGCCCGCAGAGTGGCGTCGACGGGACGTCGGTGTCGCGGTTCATCAACAGCACAGCCGACGCGATGGCCGGCAACGGAGACAAACTGCGCCAGACCATTTCGCAGTTGTCCGGCGTGGCCCGAGTGCTGGCCGAGGGCAGCGGCAACATCGTCGACATCATCAAGAACCTGCAGACATTCATGACCGCGCTGCGGGACAGCAACCAGCAGGTGGTGCAGTTCCAGAACCGGCTGGCGACCCTGACCAGCGTGGTCGACGGCAGCCGGTCAGACCTCGATGCGGCGCTGACGAACTTGTCGGTGGCGGTCGTTGACGTGCAGCGGTTCGTCGCAGGAAGTCGTGATCAGACTTCCGAGCAGGTGCAGCGGCTGGCCAATGTCACCCAGAACCTCGTCGACAACAAGATGCAAATCGAGCAACTGCTTCACGTCGCGCCCAACGCGTTCATGAACGGCTACAACATCTACAACCCGGACTCCGGCAGCGCCGTCGGTCAGTTCGTGATGAACAACTTCTCCAACCCGGTCGAGTTCATCTGCGGCGCCATTGGTGCCGTCGAGAACACCACCGCACCGGAGACCGCGAAACTCTGCTCGCAGTATCTCGGGCCGGCGTTGCGGCTGCTCAACTTCAACTACCTGCCGTTCCCGATCTCGCCCTACCTGATGCCATCGGCCAGTCCTGAGCAGATCGTGTACTCCGAACCGAGTCTGATGCCCGGCGGCAGTGGTGGGTCACCCACTCCGCCCGAGACCCCGCCGGCGATCTCGGCCTACAATCCTGGCCCCGAGCCGCCTCCGCCGTTCACCGGCCGGGAGCCGGGGGTGCCGCCGCCAGGGGCCCAGCAGCTGCTGCCGGGGGGTGAGTTCTACCCGCCCAACATGCCGAACACGGTTTCGGACATGCTCAATCCGACTGGCGGACAACCGGGTCCGCCGCCGGGACCTGCGCCAGGTCCGCTGCCCGCCGAAGCCCCGGCGCCTGCGGCACCGTCACCAGCAGAAGGGACGCCACCAGCATGA
- a CDS encoding MCE family protein: protein MLKYRESNLIKAGFIGVVLMMLIIAVGLQPERLQQWASSVRHQALFSEAGGIAVGNDVTLSGIKVGAVTDVSLENGDALVTFTTEGKYPLGSLTTAHIRTGSLLGERVLTLESDGSGSLRTTDVIPTSRTSSPYSLTEVVSDLTTNSAGTDTASLNQSLDTLSATIDQVAPKLGPTFDGLSRLSKSINGRNESLASLLKSAADVTVVLSQRSDQLNTLILNANDLLGVLNDRRQALVDLLANTAAVSQQLSGLVADNEAQLAPTLKRLNSVTAMLERNRDNISKALPNLNKFQLSQAETLANGAYYNAYVPNLQPAQLLQPFFDYAFGFRRGENAGQPPDNAGPRAEFPLPYNGIPGGSR from the coding sequence ATGCTTAAGTACCGCGAATCAAATCTGATCAAGGCGGGTTTCATCGGCGTCGTGCTGATGATGCTCATCATCGCCGTAGGGCTACAGCCCGAGCGGCTGCAGCAATGGGCCTCCTCGGTGCGTCATCAGGCACTGTTCAGCGAAGCCGGCGGCATCGCCGTCGGCAATGACGTCACGCTGTCGGGGATCAAGGTCGGTGCAGTCACCGACGTGTCGTTGGAGAACGGCGACGCGTTGGTCACCTTCACCACCGAGGGCAAGTACCCCCTGGGTTCGCTGACCACCGCGCACATCCGCACAGGTTCACTGCTGGGTGAGCGGGTGCTCACGTTGGAGTCAGACGGCAGTGGTTCGCTGCGCACCACCGATGTGATCCCCACGTCGCGCACGTCGTCGCCGTACTCACTGACCGAAGTGGTCAGCGACCTGACCACCAACTCGGCGGGTACCGACACGGCATCGCTGAACCAGTCCCTGGACACGCTGTCGGCCACCATCGACCAGGTGGCACCGAAGCTCGGGCCGACATTTGACGGCCTGAGCCGGCTGTCGAAATCGATCAACGGCCGCAACGAAAGTCTGGCCAGTCTGCTCAAGAGCGCCGCCGACGTGACCGTGGTTTTGTCACAGCGCAGCGATCAGCTGAACACGTTGATCCTCAACGCCAATGATCTGCTCGGCGTGCTCAACGACCGGCGCCAGGCCCTCGTCGATCTGCTCGCCAACACGGCGGCTGTCTCGCAGCAACTCAGCGGACTGGTCGCCGACAACGAGGCGCAACTGGCGCCGACGCTCAAGCGGCTCAACTCGGTCACCGCGATGCTGGAACGCAACCGTGACAACATCAGCAAGGCGTTGCCGAACTTGAACAAGTTCCAGTTGTCCCAGGCTGAGACCCTGGCGAACGGGGCGTACTACAACGCCTACGTTCCCAACCTGCAGCCGGCTCAGCTGCTGCAGCCGTTCTTCGACTACGCGTTCGGGTTCCGGCGCGGGGAGAATGCCGGTCAGCCGCCGGACAATGCCGGCCCGCGCGCCGAATTTCCCCTGCCCTACAACGGAATTCCCGGAGGTTCACGCTGA